Proteins from a single region of Fundidesulfovibrio putealis DSM 16056:
- a CDS encoding NADH-quinone oxidoreductase subunit D: MSGAFNQSIGADPCQGLDGDFYAQTFALDAREDSLIVNMGPQHPSTHGVLRVLLEMDGEYILRSEPVLGYIHRMHEAMAQNRAYAQFFPNMGRVDYLHALAWNWVWAGAVERLAEIEVPERAQYIRVISTELNRINSHLLWWGAYLLDLGAVTPIMYAFQDREMIMDILQEITGSRLTYCSFRFGGVTADITPNFVKRTRELLDIMPERLKMYRELVTGNVILRGRLEDVGVIDEMMARRYGATGPVLRGSGIAYDVRRAEPYGVYDRFDFNIPVYPQGDSMARYMVRMDEIEASLSIVRQALDGLPEGDFMNPDAPRGKWKPPAGESYFAVEGARGKIGLYLASDGSEIPYRVKLRSPSFSNLSLFPELAKGTLLSDAVAILGSLDLVIPEIDR; encoded by the coding sequence ATGAGCGGCGCCTTCAACCAGAGCATTGGCGCAGACCCCTGCCAGGGGCTGGACGGCGACTTCTACGCCCAGACCTTCGCCCTGGACGCCAGGGAAGACTCGCTCATCGTGAACATGGGGCCGCAGCACCCCTCCACCCACGGCGTGCTGCGCGTATTGCTGGAGATGGACGGCGAGTACATCCTTCGCTCCGAGCCTGTGCTTGGCTACATCCACCGCATGCACGAGGCCATGGCCCAGAACCGCGCCTACGCCCAGTTCTTCCCCAACATGGGCCGCGTGGACTACCTGCACGCCCTGGCCTGGAACTGGGTCTGGGCCGGGGCGGTGGAACGCCTGGCCGAGATCGAGGTGCCGGAGCGCGCCCAGTACATCCGCGTCATCTCCACGGAGCTGAACCGGATAAACTCCCACCTGCTCTGGTGGGGGGCCTATCTCCTGGACCTGGGGGCGGTCACCCCCATCATGTACGCCTTCCAGGACCGCGAGATGATCATGGACATCCTCCAGGAGATCACCGGTTCGCGCCTGACCTACTGCTCCTTCCGCTTCGGAGGTGTCACGGCGGACATCACCCCCAACTTCGTGAAACGCACCCGCGAACTGCTGGACATCATGCCCGAGCGCTTGAAGATGTACCGCGAGTTGGTGACCGGCAACGTCATCCTGCGCGGACGCCTGGAGGACGTGGGCGTCATAGACGAGATGATGGCCCGGCGCTACGGGGCCACCGGCCCGGTGCTGCGCGGGTCGGGCATAGCCTACGACGTGCGCCGCGCCGAACCCTACGGCGTGTACGACCGCTTCGACTTCAACATCCCCGTCTACCCGCAGGGCGACTCCATGGCCCGCTACATGGTGCGCATGGACGAGATCGAGGCGTCGCTTTCCATCGTGCGCCAGGCCCTGGACGGACTGCCCGAGGGCGACTTCATGAACCCCGACGCCCCCCGCGGCAAGTGGAAGCCCCCTGCGGGCGAGAGCTACTTCGCCGTGGAAGGGGCCAGGGGCAAGATCGGCCTGTATCTGGCCAGCGACGGCAGCGAGATCCCCTACCGGGTGAAGCTGCGCTCCCCCAGTTTCTCCAACCTGAGCCTGTTCCCCGAGCTTGCCAAGGGCACGCTGCTCTCGGACGCGGTGGCAATCCTTGGCAGCCTCGATCTGGTTATCCCGGAGATTGACCGATGA